In Campylobacterota bacterium, the sequence TCGTTCTCTTGTTTGGAACGTACCAGATGGGCGATCACCTGTTCGGCGCTTTGATGGATCGCATCGATCTGCACCGATTCGTCCTCCATCCGTCGGCCGATCGCCAGCGATGTCTGCGACAGCTCGGTCGCGACCGACGCGTTCTCCTCGGCGGCCCGTTTCGCGCTTTGAACCGTAGTCTGCGCCGCGGCGATGAACGCGTTGATCGATGCCGCGGTACGGGCGGGTTCGTCGTTGCCCTTGATATCGAGCCGTTTCGTCAGATCGCCGTCCCCGCCGGCCAGTTCGCTCGCCATCGCTTCCATTGTCGAGAGTTTCCCGCCCACCGAACGCTGGATCGCCAAAAGCCCTGCGACGATCAGTGCGATCAGCACCGCGACCGCCGAGCCTTTTTGCACCGCAAGTTCACGAAACTCGGCATTAACGTCATCGATGTAGACGCCGCTCCCCGCGATCCATCCCCACGGCTCGTACAAACGAACGAACGTCAGTTTCGGCTGGGGCTCTTCGCTGCCAGGCTTGGGCCAGAGGTAGGAAACATACCCCTCTTTATCGTTTTTGGCCGTCTCGGCGAATTCGACGAACAGCGCTTTTCCCTCCGGGTCTTTGATGTCGGAGAGATCGGTATTGTCCAGTTTCGGCTTGATCGGGTGCATCACCCCCCGAACCTCGGTATCGAGGATGAAAAAATACTCTTCCCCACGGTAACGGAGGTTTTTGACGTGCTCTTTAGCGGCGGCCTGCGCTTCTTCGAGGCTCATCCGCCCCGCTTTGGCCTCGCCGTCGTAATAGGCGAACAAAGAGCTGACGGTATCGATCTGGGTCGTCAGCATCGTTTTTTTCGCGTTCATCAGCTCCTCTTTCGTCGAAAGCAGCGACTGCACCGCCACGGCGATAAAAGCGAGGGAGACGAACCACGAGACGAGAGTCAGCTTGGTTTTAATCGTAAAACGGTCCATAAAATCAACCTCTTGCAAGAAATAGTGTAAGAAGCCGCCTTTCGAATCAGACGGCTGGTATAAGCGGGAATTATACGATCCGACCATAGCACAAACGTAGCAAAACGGCCGAATTCCGATCCGAAACGGCAATTTTTTTCACATAAATCTCACAAATTGGTTATCATGGACGTCATCTATTTTTTCGAAAGGGACAGCGATGGAGGGCAACCGTTTCCTCGTGGAGCATCTGATCGCCAACGGCTCGCTCGGCTCCCCCCGCCTGATCGACGCTTTTTTACACTGCGACCGGATCCGTTTCGTCCCCGAAATGCTCTGCGGCAGCGCCTATGGCGATTATCCCCTCCAGATCGGCGAGGGGCAGACCATTTCACAACCCACCACGGTCGCGATTATGCTCGAGCTCCTCGATCCCCGTCCCGGAGACAGGGTCCTCGACATCGGGTCGGGATCGGGATGGACGACGGCGCTGCTCGCGTGCGCCGTGGGAGAAACGGGATTCGTCGAGGGGGTCGAGAGGCTGGAGCGTCTTGTGGCCTACGGACGCGAAAACCTCCGCAAAGCCGGTGTCAAAAACGCCTCCATCGAGCCTGCGAGAGCATCGGTGCTGGGAAAACCCGGAGAGCTCTACGACCGCATTCTCGTCTCGGCCTGCGCCCCGAAAATGCCCCGCGAACTCCTCGAACAGCTCAAAATCGGTGGCATACTCGTCATGCCGGTGCGCGACAGCGTCTGGCGGATCACGAAACTCGAAGAGGGGAAAGTGGACGCGTACGAAGTGCCGGGATTCCGGTTTGTGCCGCTGGTCATCGTTTGAAAAAGGGATTGTCTGAAGTTCTGAAAGAAAGAAGAGGTGGAGCGGGAAACGAGACTCGAACTCGCGACATTCAGCTTGGAAGGCTGACGCTCTAGCCAACTGAGCTACTCCCGCATCACGGTCGAAAGTATAACCCGTATTGGCTTAAGCCATGATTTATCAGTGCACCGGGATGTACGAATACCCCTCGTTTTGCCATTTGACCAGTCCGATCATCGCCGAG encodes:
- a CDS encoding methyl-accepting chemotaxis protein encodes the protein MDRFTIKTKLTLVSWFVSLAFIAVAVQSLLSTKEELMNAKKTMLTTQIDTVSSLFAYYDGEAKAGRMSLEEAQAAAKEHVKNLRYRGEEYFFILDTEVRGVMHPIKPKLDNTDLSDIKDPEGKALFVEFAETAKNDKEGYVSYLWPKPGSEEPQPKLTFVRLYEPWGWIAGSGVYIDDVNAEFRELAVQKGSAVAVLIALIVAGLLAIQRSVGGKLSTMEAMASELAGGDGDLTKRLDIKGNDEPARTAASINAFIAAAQTTVQSAKRAAEENASVATELSQTSLAIGRRMEDESVQIDAIHQSAEQVIAHLVRSKQENEETSAEVEDASRMLGESQRELSTMIEMVRDSVEVEAEFARKLHELTGNARQIREVLSVIGEIADQTNLLALNAAIEAARAGEHGRGFAVVADEVRKLAERTQGSLTQTDATVSMIVSSIEEASVQMGQNAKKIEQVGEKSQTVGEKIAQTAEVVRHTTRAISKLVEESDASTKEVQGIAQRLSAITELARGNTRSVEEIATTAEHLHGIAETLNNNLGRFRA
- the pcm gene encoding protein-L-isoaspartate O-methyltransferase, with the protein product MEGNRFLVEHLIANGSLGSPRLIDAFLHCDRIRFVPEMLCGSAYGDYPLQIGEGQTISQPTTVAIMLELLDPRPGDRVLDIGSGSGWTTALLACAVGETGFVEGVERLERLVAYGRENLRKAGVKNASIEPARASVLGKPGELYDRILVSACAPKMPRELLEQLKIGGILVMPVRDSVWRITKLEEGKVDAYEVPGFRFVPLVIV